A genomic region of Acetonema longum DSM 6540 contains the following coding sequences:
- a CDS encoding FAD-binding oxidoreductase — protein sequence MSEKKPAPQQQNLAGICPVIKGSEAPEIVLDGKIPQYVAYPSSDKEAAQILSLAARTKTPLAVIGGASKFNAGTPLTDLEWALSTVNLNQEPVIKADDLIVQVKAGVALAELQNLLSRHNLFLPVDPGTAKATVGGMLAQGGGGSHRLKYGLVRDLVLGMTLALTDGKVYKFGGQTVKNVTGYDVGKLFIGSKGTLGVITEAYLRVYPVPPASEVLLGVARGLDAVWKAAKAMEEIEPAVVEIYDAPLAKRLYNLGSQGNVRYGILVKYAGPGPAVDKQYAETLAVFNQYGISLSKADVNDAEIWEKREVMNTLDAFTPDLIGVKIAVPRVKTRQMAEGLEAAAGQFGIEQLAMHMPAVGICQVWFTGKQWLEFMRALEGTARGLGGLVQLKTGDLSVRREFRIDSAQILDSQIKHFFDPEGVLNAGKCV from the coding sequence ATGAGTGAGAAAAAACCTGCACCCCAACAACAGAATCTAGCCGGCATATGCCCGGTCATCAAAGGATCCGAGGCGCCGGAAATAGTGCTTGACGGAAAAATTCCGCAATATGTCGCTTATCCCTCTAGTGATAAAGAAGCCGCTCAAATTCTGTCTCTGGCGGCCAGGACAAAGACGCCCCTTGCCGTCATCGGCGGCGCCAGCAAATTTAACGCCGGAACGCCGCTGACAGATTTGGAATGGGCTTTAAGCACTGTTAATTTAAATCAAGAGCCGGTTATCAAGGCGGATGATCTTATTGTTCAGGTCAAGGCCGGAGTGGCACTAGCGGAACTACAAAATCTCCTGTCCCGGCACAATCTGTTTTTGCCGGTTGACCCGGGAACAGCCAAGGCAACGGTGGGAGGAATGCTGGCGCAGGGCGGCGGCGGTTCACACAGGTTAAAATATGGGTTGGTCCGGGATCTTGTTTTGGGAATGACGCTGGCTTTAACCGATGGCAAAGTCTACAAATTCGGGGGACAGACGGTCAAAAATGTAACGGGTTATGACGTCGGCAAACTGTTTATCGGTTCGAAGGGCACACTGGGAGTCATCACCGAGGCGTATTTGCGGGTTTACCCCGTACCGCCCGCCAGCGAAGTCCTGTTAGGCGTTGCCCGGGGACTGGACGCCGTCTGGAAGGCTGCCAAAGCTATGGAAGAGATTGAGCCCGCGGTCGTTGAAATATATGACGCGCCGCTGGCCAAACGCCTGTATAACCTCGGCAGCCAGGGAAATGTCCGCTATGGAATTCTGGTGAAATACGCGGGTCCCGGTCCGGCCGTAGATAAGCAATACGCGGAAACGCTGGCTGTTTTTAATCAATACGGCATCAGCTTAAGCAAGGCGGATGTGAATGATGCTGAAATATGGGAAAAACGAGAAGTCATGAACACCTTGGATGCTTTCACGCCGGACTTAATCGGTGTCAAAATTGCAGTTCCGCGGGTAAAAACCAGGCAAATGGCGGAAGGGCTGGAAGCGGCGGCGGGCCAATTCGGCATTGAGCAGCTGGCGATGCATATGCCGGCCGTGGGCATATGCCAGGTCTGGTTTACCGGGAAGCAGTGGCTGGAGTTTATGCGGGCTCTGGAAGGAACCGCACGGGGACTGGGGGGACTGGTTCAGCTGAAAACCGGGGATTTGTCCGTTCGCCGGGAATTCCGGATAGACTCTGCGCAGATATTGGACTCGCAAATTAAACATTTCTTTGATCCGGAAGGAGTGCTCAATGCCGGTAAGTGCGTATAG
- a CDS encoding (Fe-S)-binding protein — MSEKLIAELSEIIKGCSRCGYCMAECPAYKATKIEWDVARGRNWLASELANGAIQFDSDLDDPIDTCLRCGRCKENCPSKVDTPKAVQLTRTIRYKKGKMKLPYRLLFERIMPYPKRMAMGSKVMGRIQAIGPDGWLTKGIIARCCPPVWAMPTLPKRNARDILPAHNAAIGPRRGSVLYFVGCATGLVYPEAAEATVRLLTSQGVDVTIPDVSCCGTPPYSYGHIDGALLLVRRNLEVLNVKEVDAVISDCATCVSFLREYEDLPLADALKDKAKALRGKVKNLSDYLLSLGLLAPKHTVDKIVTYHQPCHYAHSLDGADAVEQILKNLPGIEFRKAANQNTCCGGAGSYCFSQVKRSRSILDTKLDGIVATEADAVVTNCPACMMQLQAGLRQLEGSKPIKVINTANLLADIYSDKH, encoded by the coding sequence ATGTCGGAGAAATTAATCGCGGAACTGTCGGAGATTATCAAAGGGTGCAGCCGCTGCGGCTACTGTATGGCGGAATGTCCCGCCTATAAAGCTACAAAAATAGAGTGGGACGTAGCCCGGGGCCGGAACTGGCTGGCCAGCGAGCTGGCAAACGGCGCGATTCAGTTCGATAGCGATCTGGATGATCCCATTGACACCTGTTTGCGGTGCGGACGGTGCAAGGAAAACTGCCCCTCCAAGGTTGACACACCGAAAGCGGTGCAATTAACAAGGACGATACGATATAAAAAAGGCAAAATGAAACTGCCCTACCGGCTCCTTTTCGAGCGGATTATGCCTTATCCGAAGCGTATGGCTATGGGTTCCAAAGTGATGGGCAGAATCCAGGCCATCGGGCCTGACGGCTGGCTCACCAAAGGCATTATTGCCCGCTGTTGTCCGCCTGTCTGGGCTATGCCGACATTGCCGAAACGGAATGCCCGCGATATCCTGCCTGCCCACAATGCGGCTATCGGTCCCAGAAGAGGCTCTGTCTTATATTTTGTGGGCTGCGCTACCGGTCTTGTTTACCCGGAAGCAGCGGAAGCGACCGTACGCCTTTTAACCTCTCAGGGAGTAGACGTCACCATCCCGGATGTTTCCTGCTGCGGTACGCCGCCTTACTCCTACGGGCATATTGACGGGGCACTCCTTTTGGTCAGACGGAATTTAGAGGTTTTGAACGTTAAGGAAGTTGACGCGGTCATCAGCGATTGCGCCACTTGCGTATCTTTCCTGCGAGAGTACGAGGATCTGCCGCTGGCTGACGCCTTAAAAGACAAGGCGAAAGCCTTGCGCGGCAAAGTGAAAAATCTCTCGGATTACCTTCTGAGCCTGGGGTTGCTGGCGCCCAAACATACGGTGGATAAAATTGTAACCTACCATCAGCCTTGCCATTATGCCCATTCTCTTGACGGTGCCGATGCGGTGGAGCAAATTTTAAAAAATTTGCCGGGCATCGAATTCCGCAAGGCCGCCAACCAAAATACCTGCTGCGGCGGAGCCGGCAGCTACTGTTTCAGCCAGGTGAAACGTTCGCGAAGTATCCTTGACACAAAACTGGACGGCATAGTAGCCACCGAGGCCGATGCGGTAGTAACCAACTGCCCTGCCTGCATGATGCAGCTCCAGGCGGGACTGAGGCAATTGGAGGGTTCTAAGCCTATAAAAGTAATTAACACTGCAAACCTGCTGGCTGATATTTATAGCGATAAGCACTAG